Proteins encoded by one window of Vigna radiata var. radiata cultivar VC1973A chromosome 5, Vradiata_ver6, whole genome shotgun sequence:
- the LOC106762822 gene encoding serine/threonine-protein kinase PEPKR2, with product MRKKRKGSEADASADLPVILSPNLGSASSNLKSHYSLEDCSRLKKRCCKEEDAATEPAASFKRRLAGIATAPPCGTSSLITPGRGLKRKIGCIDVATQMGRKKKIEDDYVTGETIGQGKFGSVWLCRSRVSGAEYACKTLRKGEETVHREVEIMQHLSGHSGVVTLQAVYEEADCFHLVMELCSGGRLIDQMVKDGPYSEQKAANVLKEVMLVINYCHDMGVVHRDIKPENILLTASGKIKLADFGLAMRISEGQNLTGLAGSPAYVAPEVLLGRYSEKVDIWSAGVLLHALLVGSLPFQGDSLEAVFEAIKTVKLDFQTGMWESISKPARDLIGRMLTRDISARISADEVLRHPWILFYTAQTLTMLPIKSKLKNQIGATTQQFVAVPEPGLGGNRIDNYSLSEGSFSESCTSDDQDESVLIDVLASAISHVRISEPKRSRVCGPTGPIVQQGSSNMKPNNLCKAF from the exons atgaggaagaaaaggaaaggaagCGAGGCCGATGCGTCTGCTGATCTGCCTGTTATTTTGTCTCCAAATCTTGGCTCTGCTTCGTCGAATTTGAAGTCCCATTATTCGCTAGAGGATTGTTCTAGGCTGAAGAAGAGGTGTTGTAAGGAGGAGGATGCTGCCACTGAGCCAGCTGCTTCCTTTAAAAGGAGGCTTGCCGGCATTGCCACTGCCCCGCCTTGTGGGACTTCTTCGTTGATCACGCCGGGGCGAGGGCTTAAGAGGAAGATTGGATGCATCGATGTTGCTACCCAGATGGgcaggaagaagaagattgagGATGATTATGTGACTGGTGAGACGATTGGGCAAGGCAAGTTTGGGTCTGTTTGGCTGTGTCGGTCCAGGGTTAGCGGAGCAGAATATGCATGTAAGACCTTGAGGAAGGGGGAGGAGACGGTTCACCGAGAGGTTGAGATAATGCAACACTTGTCCGGTCATTCTGGGGTTGTGACACTGCAAGCAGTTTATGAGGAAGCTGATTGCTTTCATCTTGTAATGGAATTGTGCTCTGGGGGACGACTAATCGATCAGATGGTTAAGGATGGTCCTTATTCAGAGCAGAAGGCTGCTAATGTACTCAAGGAAGTGATGTTGGTCATCAACTATTGTCATGACATGGGAGTTGTGCACAGAGATATCAAACCTGAGAATATACTGCTCACAGCATCTGGGAAAATAAAGCTTGCAGATTTTGGTTTGGCCATGAGAATTTCCGAAG GTCAGAACTTGACTGGTTTGGCGGGAAGCCCTGCCTATGTTGCCCCAGAAGTATTGTTAGGCAGATACTCTGAGAAGGTGGATATATGGAGTGCTGGAGTGCTTCTGCATGCTCTGTTGGTTGGCAGTCTTCCATTTCAAGGAGATTCATTGGAAGCAGTTTTTGAGGCTATTAAGACCGTCAAATTAGATTTCCAAACTGGGATGTGGGAATCAATATCTAAACCTGCGCGAGATCTTATTGGGAGAATGCTAACAAGGGATATCTCAGCTAGGATATCAGCTGACGAAGTACTTA GACATCCATGGATATTGTTCTACACGGCACAGACATTGACGATGCTGCCCATCAAATCAAAATTGAAGAACCAAATTGGCGCAACAACTCAACAGTTTGTTGCTGTTCCTGAACCAGGATTAGGAGGGAATAGAATAGATAATTACTCACTTAGCGAGGGTTCATTCTCCGAAAGTTGCACTTCAGATGATCAGGATGAATCTGTGTTGATTGATGTGCTTGCCTCTGCAATTTCGCATGTGAGGATATCTGAACCGAAGAGGAGCAGGGTGTGTGGTCCCACAGGTCCGATAGTTCAACAAGGTTCATCTAACATGAAGCCTAACAACCTTTGTAAAGCATTTTAA